A portion of the Collinsella aerofaciens genome contains these proteins:
- a CDS encoding CAP domain-containing protein yields the protein MANYSPQHFEPRVKAVNVKGVANRAVATVLTAGLIAQPLMSPLAAIAAPSTDNGDSVQGGGSSVENTVAAGNQAVVKTAAQLAEESAKQLKDAQAAYDAAQKNADAAGQSQKQAQQQKNQASQAVSDNEIEQNAAEVAALQEKIDELKAAVEKTEQQQKKLGDLNDQLDQANKSVEDKTQALKDAKAKQDEAKKALDDAQAKLEAMGMDEYEAAKKAVEDAQAKLDDANKAVTTAQANLDQAKAAEASAQQEKQNAEAALTTAQAKKQETATALAAATTARDNAQQKFNQAQAALDAAVSGTGVDLSALEAAEKAAAGELKTAQAELNAATDADATAQANLQAAQNTATAAQEKANAANAAVASAQSAYDAANKEYKDAASKRDAAKAAYEKAQQTEADKKTAYDKLVEVRKQKRSEWEAACAASNAAEKAYDAANAQVEALEQQIADLKSNMTVDQEVINKGMLGFMAYISNSSDFTAQQKSNASTAASMLMGTKSKQDWYGIYVDQDMSRDTNPLSLEQMRNALTYLDTQNNLRKANGQSELSVSLRMTAAAALNASYSSNKWGHSDCYFDKGENLAGGGGAYTGGETEDTLGWPYTGLYTQEKEAFDKYVEEHGDALGSHRYDSYYIYQHYNSIYQECGHYLNIIDAGATAIGIATGSGKNTDSEVTVFDYSGSATQTDFTVSEFKKLVNDYIDSAYNAGGTQAQKAQLKELQGKLAEAQKNFGATREAYFAAVNGQDAAQDAFTAADTNVNTAKGEYEKAKSATASAKSAYTAAEAKLKGIDVKTPETKLGAAKGEAATAQAALDKANATLADSKTKAADAAAHKAKARSARDAAKAKSDQASEAYDNATASVKDLTAKRDAAQADLANKQGSLDEAKKADDAAQAGVDKAQAADTHAATALSDARQAVAAKAQAVSDAQAKAKAAEGELATANKAFERFAGAQKAVDDAKVAYDAAVAGAADAQKQLEAANEAVVDANLEIVKAKAELASDEALKADLEAVDHKASLAAGTTGNDKLVKLNAAYACYKAAVDAAAGLKAALSDADAKLSDANDAYAAALAELGDAKDALAAAQAEYDKYHPKAEPQSKPQAKPQVAQAAAKAPVAKKQAAPAALAQTGDDSALAGEVFVIGGITLVAAGVTLGDRRRKHM from the coding sequence ATGGCAAACTACAGCCCACAACACTTTGAGCCTCGGGTTAAGGCCGTCAACGTCAAGGGCGTTGCCAACCGCGCCGTCGCAACCGTTTTGACGGCGGGCCTCATTGCTCAGCCGCTCATGTCGCCGCTGGCGGCAATCGCCGCACCGTCAACCGATAACGGCGATTCTGTTCAGGGGGGGGGTAGTTCTGTAGAGAACACCGTTGCCGCCGGTAACCAAGCGGTCGTAAAGACGGCTGCCCAGCTGGCCGAGGAGTCGGCAAAGCAGCTCAAGGACGCTCAGGCCGCCTACGATGCCGCCCAGAAGAACGCCGATGCGGCGGGCCAGTCTCAAAAGCAGGCGCAGCAGCAAAAGAATCAGGCCTCGCAGGCTGTGAGCGACAACGAAATCGAGCAGAACGCGGCAGAAGTCGCCGCGCTCCAGGAGAAGATTGACGAGCTCAAAGCCGCCGTCGAAAAGACCGAGCAGCAGCAGAAGAAGCTGGGCGACCTGAACGATCAGCTCGATCAAGCCAACAAGAGTGTCGAGGATAAGACCCAGGCGCTCAAGGACGCCAAGGCAAAGCAGGATGAGGCCAAGAAGGCCCTCGACGATGCTCAGGCCAAGCTCGAGGCCATGGGTATGGACGAGTACGAGGCCGCCAAGAAGGCCGTCGAGGACGCGCAGGCAAAGCTCGATGACGCCAATAAGGCCGTTACTACTGCACAGGCCAATCTGGACCAGGCCAAGGCTGCCGAGGCCAGCGCCCAGCAGGAAAAGCAGAATGCCGAGGCAGCTTTGACGACTGCCCAGGCCAAGAAGCAGGAGACTGCTACTGCTCTCGCAGCCGCAACCACCGCGCGCGATAACGCCCAGCAGAAGTTCAACCAGGCGCAGGCCGCGCTCGATGCTGCCGTCTCGGGTACGGGTGTTGACCTGAGTGCGCTTGAGGCCGCCGAGAAGGCCGCCGCTGGTGAGCTTAAGACCGCGCAGGCGGAGCTCAATGCCGCGACGGATGCCGACGCTACCGCCCAGGCGAACCTGCAGGCGGCCCAGAATACCGCCACCGCCGCGCAGGAGAAGGCCAACGCCGCCAACGCTGCCGTGGCATCTGCCCAGTCTGCATACGATGCGGCAAACAAGGAGTACAAGGACGCGGCCAGTAAGCGTGACGCCGCCAAGGCCGCATACGAGAAGGCGCAGCAGACCGAAGCAGACAAGAAGACCGCGTACGATAAGCTTGTCGAAGTTCGCAAGCAGAAGCGCAGCGAGTGGGAGGCAGCCTGCGCCGCTTCGAACGCCGCGGAAAAGGCTTATGACGCTGCTAATGCCCAGGTTGAGGCTCTTGAGCAGCAGATTGCAGACCTAAAGTCCAACATGACTGTTGACCAGGAAGTCATCAATAAGGGCATGCTCGGCTTTATGGCCTACATCAGCAACAGCAGCGATTTCACCGCCCAGCAGAAGTCGAACGCAAGCACTGCCGCGTCGATGCTCATGGGGACGAAAAGTAAACAGGACTGGTATGGTATTTACGTCGATCAGGACATGTCCCGCGACACCAACCCGCTCTCCTTGGAGCAGATGCGTAATGCCCTGACCTACCTCGATACTCAAAACAACCTCCGCAAGGCGAACGGTCAGTCGGAGCTCAGCGTCAGCCTCCGCATGACTGCGGCAGCAGCCCTTAATGCCTCATATTCATCGAACAAGTGGGGGCACTCGGACTGCTATTTCGACAAGGGAGAAAATCTTGCCGGCGGCGGCGGTGCATATACAGGAGGCGAGACCGAGGATACGCTCGGCTGGCCATATACCGGCCTCTACACCCAGGAGAAGGAGGCATTCGATAAGTACGTCGAGGAGCATGGTGACGCACTCGGAAGCCATCGATATGATTCCTACTATATCTACCAGCACTACAACAGCATCTACCAGGAGTGCGGGCACTATCTCAACATCATCGATGCAGGAGCGACAGCCATCGGTATCGCGACTGGTAGCGGTAAGAATACCGATTCCGAGGTAACCGTTTTCGACTATAGCGGAAGCGCGACCCAGACAGATTTCACTGTCTCCGAGTTCAAGAAGCTCGTGAACGACTACATCGACTCTGCCTACAACGCAGGCGGCACGCAGGCGCAGAAGGCGCAGCTCAAGGAGCTTCAGGGCAAGCTCGCCGAGGCGCAGAAGAACTTTGGAGCTACTAGGGAAGCTTACTTCGCGGCTGTAAACGGGCAGGATGCCGCCCAGGACGCTTTCACCGCAGCCGACACGAACGTGAACACCGCCAAGGGCGAGTACGAGAAGGCTAAGTCCGCCACCGCTTCCGCCAAGTCCGCCTACACCGCCGCCGAAGCCAAACTCAAGGGTATCGACGTCAAGACGCCCGAGACCAAGCTCGGCGCCGCCAAGGGCGAGGCCGCTACTGCCCAGGCAGCTCTCGATAAGGCAAACGCCACGCTTGCTGACAGCAAGACGAAGGCAGCCGACGCCGCTGCTCACAAGGCGAAGGCTCGCAGCGCCCGCGATGCCGCCAAGGCAAAATCCGACCAGGCCAGCGAGGCGTATGACAACGCTACGGCTTCGGTCAAGGACCTTACCGCCAAGCGCGATGCCGCCCAAGCGGACCTTGCGAATAAGCAGGGCTCGCTTGACGAGGCAAAGAAGGCCGACGATGCCGCCCAGGCTGGCGTTGACAAGGCTCAGGCCGCAGATACACACGCCGCGACCGCTCTTTCGGACGCCAGGCAGGCAGTTGCCGCCAAGGCGCAGGCTGTGTCCGACGCGCAGGCCAAGGCCAAGGCTGCCGAGGGCGAGCTGGCCACCGCGAACAAGGCTTTCGAGCGCTTCGCTGGAGCCCAGAAAGCGGTCGACGACGCCAAGGTTGCCTATGACGCTGCTGTCGCCGGTGCCGCCGATGCCCAGAAGCAGCTCGAGGCCGCCAACGAAGCCGTCGTCGATGCGAACCTCGAGATCGTCAAGGCCAAGGCCGAGCTTGCCAGCGATGAGGCACTCAAGGCCGATCTTGAGGCTGTCGACCACAAGGCCTCTCTTGCCGCGGGCACGACGGGCAACGATAAGCTGGTCAAGCTTAACGCTGCCTACGCTTGCTACAAGGCCGCCGTCGATGCTGCCGCTGGTCTCAAGGCTGCCCTGAGCGATGCCGATGCCAAGCTGTCCGATGCCAACGACGCCTATGCCGCTGCACTGGCCGAGCTCGGAGATGCCAAGGATGCCCTGGCTGCCGCTCAGGCCGAGTACGACAAGTATCATCCCAAGGCCGAGCCGCAGAGCAAGCCGCAGGCCAAGCCTCAGGTTGCGCAGGCTGCTGCAAAGGCCCCCGTTGCCAAGAAACAGGCTGCGCCTGCCGCGCTCGCCCAGACCGGTGATGACTCCGCGCTTGCGGGCGAGGTCTTCGTTATCGGCGGTATTACGCTCGTGGCTGCGGGCGTGACGCTGGGCGATCGTCGTCGCAAGCACATGTAG
- a CDS encoding type III pantothenate kinase has protein sequence MLNGCAYILTVDVGNTFIRFGLFAEDSAAAQECPLATCEITTPSSITADEARMRLAQVMGALAADAVMPGALVPAAAVLSCVVPALERPWKAALSRTCTGRVLTVGPGLKTGMPVHYDDPAEIGPDRIADAVAARAVYGSPCIVIDLGTTTNIEVIDAHGTFVGGVIAPGLALGARSLSAAAARLPQVEPSAPTHVIGRNTREAMRSGVVLGEVARIDGMLDMVLAEMRATKAAGEDGVPIVITGDDAEALAALVGHSLTVDDALTLRGLAELYRINQKPRRV, from the coding sequence ATGCTTAATGGGTGCGCATATATATTGACGGTCGACGTGGGCAACACGTTCATTCGCTTTGGCCTGTTTGCCGAGGATTCGGCCGCGGCGCAGGAATGCCCGCTTGCGACGTGCGAGATCACGACGCCGTCGAGCATTACGGCAGACGAGGCGCGCATGAGGCTCGCGCAGGTCATGGGCGCACTGGCAGCCGATGCGGTCATGCCGGGTGCACTCGTTCCCGCGGCCGCAGTGCTGAGCTGCGTGGTGCCGGCGCTCGAGCGCCCCTGGAAGGCGGCGCTTTCCCGTACCTGCACGGGGCGCGTGCTCACGGTGGGGCCGGGCCTCAAGACCGGCATGCCCGTGCACTACGACGACCCGGCCGAGATCGGTCCCGACCGCATCGCCGATGCCGTGGCGGCTCGTGCCGTCTACGGCTCTCCCTGTATCGTGATCGACTTGGGTACGACGACCAATATCGAGGTCATCGACGCGCACGGTACCTTTGTGGGCGGCGTCATCGCGCCGGGTCTGGCGCTTGGCGCCCGATCGCTTTCGGCTGCTGCGGCGCGCCTGCCGCAGGTTGAGCCTTCGGCACCCACGCATGTGATCGGCCGCAACACGCGCGAGGCCATGCGCTCGGGCGTGGTCTTGGGCGAGGTGGCCCGCATCGACGGCATGCTCGACATGGTGCTTGCCGAGATGCGCGCGACCAAGGCGGCGGGGGAGGATGGCGTGCCCATCGTCATTACCGGCGACGATGCCGAGGCGCTCGCGGCGTTGGTCGGCCACAGTCTGACGGTAGATGACGCACTGACGCTGCGGGGTCTCGCCGAGCTCTACCGCATCAACCAAAAGCCCCGCCGCGTGTAA
- a CDS encoding deoxycytidylate deaminase codes for MSDDLHQTSSGKRLDVISWDEFFMSVAIAAQRRSKDPNTQVGACIASTNHRILSVGYNGTPSALNDDFFPWGTSDDPLQDKHNYVVHAEANAVLNYRGSLKDLEGSTVYVTLFPCHDCAKILAQVGVGEVVYLDNKYADTDDGRISRRILDSCGISYRQVIVDVHIGTEGQAQQ; via the coding sequence ATGTCGGACGATCTTCATCAAACTTCGTCAGGCAAGCGCCTGGACGTCATTAGCTGGGACGAGTTCTTTATGAGCGTGGCCATCGCCGCGCAGCGCCGCAGCAAGGACCCCAATACGCAGGTGGGTGCGTGCATCGCCAGCACCAACCACCGCATCCTTTCGGTGGGCTACAACGGTACGCCCTCGGCGCTCAACGACGACTTTTTCCCGTGGGGTACGAGCGACGACCCGCTGCAGGACAAGCACAACTACGTGGTCCATGCCGAGGCCAACGCCGTGCTCAACTACCGTGGCTCGCTCAAGGATCTCGAGGGTTCCACGGTCTACGTTACGCTGTTCCCGTGCCACGACTGCGCCAAGATCCTGGCGCAGGTGGGCGTGGGCGAGGTCGTCTACCTGGACAACAAGTACGCCGACACCGATGATGGACGCATCAGCCGCCGCATCCTCGACTCCTGTGGCATCAGCTACCGCCAGGTTATCGTCGATGTTCACATCGGCACCGAGGGGCAGGCTCAGCAGTAG
- a CDS encoding OPT/YSL family transporter produces MSNPSNRASMRGQLTLRGVVIGVLGCVIITASSAYTALKMGALPWPIVFAAVISLFFLKLMGNASLNEANVTHTIMSAGAMVAGGLAFTIPGAWMLGYADQISWLDMFIVALAGTILGLLATALIHRHFIVDAALEFPTGNAAAQTLRATEAGGKTGKQLFGSMAIAGIYSVLRDALGVVPSMLCTLNIPGVTFAIYNSPMLLSVGFLVGFAPVAFWFAGALLGNFGIIVGGTAAGLFDVVTAQGIVKSLGMGLMMGFGVAVVLKDILPQIAGIVRGLAADSSTDTDEQSLISGSLKLDAGIIGLGAAAIAVIIAIVLDLGPVPAVIVTLFTFVTTIMSAQSCGQTGIDPMEIFGLIVMLIVAAFAQIAQVKLFFIAGIVAVACGLAGDVMNDFKAGAVLGTNPRAQWIGQAIGGIVGALVAAAVMVALVTAYGPDAFGPDKSFVAAQASVVATMVSGIPSVPWFVGGFIAGIVMYWLGIPAMMIGLGVYLPFYMSLTAFLGSCVKLAYDKWSARRDAEAGLSDEERAAKDAAFQEQGLVVASGLLGGESIVGVILAFVSVGLSLLG; encoded by the coding sequence ATGAGCAATCCCTCGAACCGTGCTTCGATGCGCGGGCAACTCACGCTGCGCGGTGTCGTCATCGGCGTCCTTGGCTGCGTGATCATCACGGCAAGCTCGGCCTATACCGCCCTCAAGATGGGCGCTCTCCCCTGGCCGATCGTCTTCGCTGCCGTCATCTCGCTGTTCTTCCTTAAGCTCATGGGCAATGCCAGCCTCAACGAGGCAAACGTCACCCACACCATCATGTCCGCGGGCGCCATGGTCGCCGGCGGCCTGGCGTTTACCATCCCGGGCGCCTGGATGCTGGGCTATGCCGACCAGATCAGCTGGCTCGACATGTTTATCGTGGCGCTCGCCGGCACCATCCTGGGCCTGCTGGCCACCGCACTCATCCACCGTCACTTTATCGTGGACGCCGCGCTTGAGTTCCCCACCGGCAACGCCGCAGCTCAGACCTTGCGCGCGACCGAGGCTGGCGGCAAAACCGGCAAGCAGCTCTTTGGTTCCATGGCCATCGCTGGCATCTACAGCGTGCTTCGCGACGCCCTGGGCGTGGTGCCCAGCATGCTATGCACGCTCAACATCCCCGGCGTAACCTTTGCCATCTACAACTCGCCCATGCTGCTCTCCGTCGGCTTCCTCGTGGGCTTCGCCCCGGTCGCCTTCTGGTTTGCTGGCGCGCTGCTGGGCAACTTTGGCATCATCGTGGGCGGCACCGCTGCCGGCCTATTCGATGTTGTAACCGCACAGGGCATCGTCAAGTCCCTCGGTATGGGCCTCATGATGGGCTTTGGCGTCGCCGTCGTCCTCAAGGACATCCTGCCGCAGATCGCCGGTATCGTCCGCGGTCTTGCCGCCGACAGCTCCACCGACACCGATGAGCAGTCGCTCATCTCGGGCTCGCTTAAGCTCGACGCCGGCATCATCGGCCTGGGCGCTGCCGCCATCGCCGTGATCATCGCCATCGTGCTTGACCTTGGCCCCGTTCCGGCCGTCATCGTCACGCTGTTCACCTTTGTCACCACCATCATGAGCGCACAGAGCTGCGGCCAGACGGGCATCGACCCCATGGAGATTTTTGGCCTCATCGTTATGCTCATCGTGGCTGCCTTCGCACAGATCGCTCAGGTCAAGCTGTTCTTTATCGCCGGCATCGTAGCCGTGGCGTGCGGCCTTGCCGGCGACGTCATGAACGACTTTAAGGCCGGCGCCGTGCTGGGCACCAACCCGCGTGCACAGTGGATCGGCCAGGCCATCGGCGGCATCGTGGGCGCCTTGGTCGCCGCAGCCGTCATGGTCGCGCTCGTCACTGCCTATGGCCCGGACGCCTTTGGCCCCGACAAGAGCTTTGTTGCCGCGCAGGCAAGCGTCGTCGCCACCATGGTCTCGGGCATCCCGAGCGTGCCGTGGTTCGTTGGCGGCTTTATCGCCGGCATCGTCATGTACTGGCTCGGCATTCCGGCCATGATGATCGGTCTGGGCGTGTACCTGCCGTTCTACATGTCACTCACGGCATTCCTGGGCTCCTGCGTCAAACTCGCCTACGACAAGTGGTCCGCCCGCCGCGACGCCGAGGCCGGTCTTTCGGACGAGGAGAGGGCTGCCAAGGACGCCGCCTTCCAGGAACAGGGTCTTGTTGTCGCCAGCGGCCTGCTCGGCGGCGAGTCCATCGTCGGCGTTATCCTGGCGTTTGTCTCTGTTGGCCTGAGCCTGCTGGGCTAA